The following coding sequences lie in one Mycoplasma tauri genomic window:
- a CDS encoding glycosyl transferase: MQLSIIVPNVSNNTDLKNVLSTYKYQDNQDFELILSLTNPGKIMYGTIEKYLDFFGSRLKFIVNNKRTSVQAEILSAFHLVKGKYSYIFFPDNVGRYYFVSRMIELTHKYDTEIIEFRPRLVNSIRWKPNPRVTQDTIFKIEKYPEVVAYSYPFIFNKIFKSTLLHKFDRLKIKEFNDSKFCIFLTYILLTNACSYAYYGERIVRENISSNLWLAPNSFISQFDILLENLKTSNTKLQYEVQYAKYYFLQIFLAGLLKTWRKGFSVFNYFKNRSNFLERRSKKYADDLYKYLQRQQNNDSLFFDTNIYVNKNTFESKLIKTLTDIEKWDNALEKM; the protein is encoded by the coding sequence ATGCAGTTATCAATAATTGTCCCAAATGTTTCAAATAATACTGATTTAAAGAATGTTTTGTCAACATATAAGTATCAAGATAATCAAGATTTTGAGTTGATTTTATCCTTAACAAATCCTGGAAAAATAATGTATGGCACTATTGAAAAATATCTTGATTTTTTTGGTTCAAGACTTAAATTTATAGTGAATAACAAAAGAACTAGTGTTCAAGCAGAAATATTATCTGCTTTTCATTTGGTTAAAGGTAAATATTCATATATATTTTTTCCTGACAATGTAGGAAGATACTATTTTGTAAGTAGAATGATTGAATTAACTCATAAATATGATACTGAAATAATTGAATTCAGACCTAGATTAGTTAATTCTATAAGATGAAAACCTAATCCTAGAGTTACACAAGATACAATTTTTAAGATAGAAAAATATCCTGAAGTTGTAGCATATTCATACCCTTTTATTTTTAATAAAATTTTTAAATCTACACTATTGCATAAGTTTGATAGATTAAAAATTAAAGAATTTAATGATAGCAAGTTTTGTATATTTTTAACATATATATTGCTAACTAATGCTTGCTCATATGCTTATTATGGAGAACGTATTGTTCGTGAGAATATTTCATCTAATTTATGATTAGCTCCAAATAGTTTTATTTCTCAATTTGATATATTGCTCGAGAATTTAAAAACTAGCAATACAAAACTTCAATATGAAGTTCAGTATGCTAAGTATTATTTCTTACAAATTTTTCTTGCTGGATTATTAAAAACTTGAAGAAAAGGATTTTCGGTTTTTAATTATTTCAAAAATCGATCAAATTTTCTTGAAAGACGTTCTAAAAAGTATGCAGATGATTTATACAAATATTTACAAAGACAACAAAATAATGACAGCTTGTTTTTTGACACAAATATTTATGTAAATAAAAACACTTTTGAAAGTAAGTTAATAAAAACATTAACAGATATTGAAAAATGAGATAATGCATTGGAAAAAATGTAG
- the asnS gene encoding asparagine--tRNA ligase has protein sequence MKTVLINEVFKQPKKFRNLNIAIRAWVVSNRGNKKIRFITISDGSTVEQLQVTIKGNKFNFDELDSIRMGAAIETKGVIKLTPNAKQPLELVAERFKLLKNVDSDFPIQKQEINVETLREFPHLRHRTNLFRSVMLIRSTLAQEIHRYFAEKGFLYFNSPIITSNDGEGAGELFYVNDGNKKNPFFPLNNATLGVTGQLHAESYAIGFNKVYTFAPTFRAEHSNTKKHAAEFWMVEPEVAFYDLKQIIRLADDLLKNVIKNTIAKHPKEFAYLSENIDKNLINRLKSFIKTKLSILDYKDAIFELQKVKTRFENQDIKFGLDLGTEHERYLAEEVIKGPVAIINFPKSFKAFYMHQNNDGETVASFDMLVPGIGELIGGSQREVRYEKLLQRALEVGINQEDLQWYFDLRRFGDAGSSGFGIGFERLVMYVTGVDNIRDVIPYPRTSGNIKM, from the coding sequence ATGAAAACAGTATTAATAAATGAAGTATTTAAACAGCCAAAAAAATTTAGAAATTTAAATATTGCTATTAGAGCTTGGGTTGTTTCAAATAGAGGTAATAAAAAAATAAGATTTATTACAATTTCAGATGGATCAACAGTTGAACAATTACAGGTTACTATAAAAGGAAATAAATTTAATTTTGATGAGTTGGATTCTATTCGTATGGGTGCCGCAATCGAAACAAAAGGTGTCATAAAACTTACTCCAAATGCAAAACAACCTTTAGAATTGGTTGCTGAAAGATTTAAGTTATTAAAAAATGTTGATAGTGACTTTCCTATTCAAAAACAAGAAATTAATGTTGAAACACTTAGAGAATTTCCACATTTAAGACACAGAACAAATTTATTTAGATCTGTAATGTTAATTCGTTCAACATTGGCTCAAGAAATTCACAGATATTTTGCAGAAAAAGGTTTTTTGTATTTCAATTCTCCTATCATAACAAGTAATGATGGTGAAGGCGCTGGAGAATTATTTTATGTTAATGATGGTAACAAAAAAAATCCATTTTTCCCTTTAAATAATGCAACTTTGGGAGTAACTGGTCAATTGCATGCTGAAAGCTATGCTATTGGTTTTAATAAAGTTTATACTTTTGCACCAACGTTTAGAGCTGAACATTCCAATACCAAAAAACATGCTGCTGAGTTTTGAATGGTAGAGCCAGAAGTTGCCTTTTATGATTTAAAACAAATTATAAGGTTAGCAGATGATCTACTTAAAAATGTAATAAAAAATACAATTGCTAAACATCCTAAAGAGTTTGCATATTTATCAGAAAACATTGATAAAAATTTAATTAATAGACTCAAATCATTTATAAAAACTAAATTATCAATTTTAGACTATAAAGATGCTATTTTTGAGTTACAAAAAGTTAAAACAAGATTTGAAAATCAAGATATTAAATTTGGCTTGGATCTTGGCACCGAACATGAAAGATACCTTGCTGAGGAAGTGATAAAAGGGCCTGTTGCTATAATTAATTTTCCAAAATCATTTAAAGCATTTTATATGCATCAAAATAATGATGGTGAAACAGTTGCATCGTTTGATATGCTTGTACCAGGTATTGGTGAATTAATTGGTGGTAGCCAAAGAGAAGTTAGATATGAAAAGTTACTTCAAAGAGCATTAGAAGTTGGAATTAATCAAGAAGATTTACAATGATATTTTGATTTACGACGTTTTGGAGATGCAGGCTCATCTGGTTTTGGAATAGGTTTTGAAAGATTAGTTATGTATGTAACTGGTGTTGATAATATTCGTGATGTTATTCCTTATCCTAGAACAAGCGGTAATATAAAAATGTAA
- a CDS encoding PQ-loop repeat-containing protein, whose amino-acid sequence MSNIAIVNLFFGIISSALMVAIAIPQLIAIHKNKNVASVSYGTFLIYFIGGLLFVITMVLKDGVGTYEFDSKSNPNSDPIINILGNYLFLIVMSLTITSFLIYDKNKPFWFKTVIGSFVWSISLTFTIWIIMAYSNPNYRANLKSESIEMTALTVVATLCTSLPFTLQIYKTLKLKSAEGLSVIMLYLGIVLNATLLIYLATLLPVGIPMWYVCIIFQSIAILVYIAQIFLYYYFKNKNKIVHTQNMEINN is encoded by the coding sequence ATGTCAAATATAGCAATAGTAAATTTATTTTTTGGAATAATTTCATCTGCATTAATGGTTGCAATAGCCATTCCTCAACTTATTGCAATTCATAAAAATAAAAATGTTGCCAGCGTTTCATATGGCACATTCCTAATATATTTTATAGGTGGATTATTATTTGTAATTACCATGGTTCTAAAAGACGGAGTTGGAACCTATGAATTTGATAGTAAAAGCAACCCCAATTCTGACCCTATTATTAACATTTTGGGTAACTATCTTTTTCTAATCGTGATGTCGTTAACAATAACATCATTTTTAATTTATGATAAAAATAAACCTTTTTGATTCAAGACAGTTATTGGTTCTTTTGTTTGATCAATTTCTTTAACTTTTACAATATGAATTATTATGGCTTATTCAAACCCAAATTATAGAGCTAATTTGAAATCAGAATCAATTGAAATGACTGCTCTAACAGTTGTTGCAACATTATGCACCTCATTACCATTTACACTTCAAATTTATAAAACATTAAAACTAAAAAGTGCTGAAGGCCTTAGTGTGATAATGCTGTATCTAGGTATTGTTTTAAATGCTACATTACTTATTTACCTAGCTACATTATTACCTGTTGGAATTCCTATGTGATATGTCTGCATAATATTCCAATCAATCGCAATATTAGTTTATATTGCTCAAATTTTTCTATATTACTATTTTAAGAACAAAAACAAAATAGTACATACACAAAATATGGAAATTAATAATTAA
- a CDS encoding diadenylate cyclase, which translates to MQEALIIIILTISILILVIVSLPILISIFSTKFKKTRFNKMGKSSQIRLINQLREAVEYLSKNKIGALITIENNDNIENLRTDGIIIDANISSSLLISIFNKYSPLHDGAVIIRDNKIYYASTFYKITKKSIDNQYGARHRAAMGISELCDATTIVVSEETGNIKLIKNGIFYAVKIEQFQEQLVKYLKD; encoded by the coding sequence ATGCAAGAAGCGCTTATAATAATTATTCTCACTATTAGTATTCTAATTTTGGTGATTGTTTCTTTACCTATTTTAATTTCTATTTTTAGTACAAAATTCAAAAAAACTCGTTTTAATAAAATGGGTAAAAGCAGCCAAATTAGACTTATAAATCAGTTAAGAGAAGCTGTTGAATACCTTTCAAAAAATAAAATTGGAGCTCTTATTACAATTGAAAATAATGACAATATAGAGAACCTTAGAACTGATGGAATTATTATTGATGCCAATATATCTTCTAGCTTATTAATTTCTATTTTTAACAAATACTCGCCATTACATGACGGTGCAGTAATTATTAGAGACAATAAAATTTACTATGCTTCAACCTTTTATAAAATTACTAAAAAATCTATAGATAACCAATATGGAGCAAGGCATAGAGCTGCAATGGGGATAAGCGAGTTATGTGATGCAACAACCATTGTTGTCTCAGAAGAGACAGGAAATATAAAATTAATTAAAAATGGAATTTTTTACGCTGTTAAAATTGAACAATTCCAAGAACAGTTAGTTAAATACTTAAAGGACTAG
- the mgtE gene encoding magnesium transporter, whose product MSEENNMDSNLNIELIKNIIKNLDIKGARNLVDEYPDAQIADSIQSLTLEEQLTILRLFNTASAASIYSYLDEDIQVELAKSFTEEWGMKLLQELQSDELVDVLDELPANVTSKILAYTNSEKRSQLNKLLSYNDNEVGSIMSIDISSLPNSYTCEQALNKIRRDYKKNKKELVHYYYVIGNTNQLLGVLTLEEISFAEPNQLIDDIYSPVAFVYTSDKKEHAAKIFSEHDMSVLPVVNQEKRLIGMITSDDVIDVIQEEGTEDLYKFAGISKKFIDNEYIKTPWYKLLQSRILWLSFILIFSTLTQIIIHWALVKTLDKSSANETIDYAILTISFAAIFPVLSITNNSAGTQSNISISRAITLNKISKKDYKKAILREMIVGMLTGFILAAINLLRLSAYYGAINKLTYDGSYKYWAIIIGTSIALFISILISSLFGALLPILMVKLKKDPSSIPIIILNVLSDIITVLITFGFTFAVISLL is encoded by the coding sequence ATGAGCGAAGAAAATAATATGGATTCAAATTTAAATATTGAACTCATTAAAAATATAATCAAAAATTTGGATATAAAAGGTGCAAGAAACCTTGTTGATGAATATCCTGATGCACAAATTGCTGACTCCATACAATCTCTTACACTTGAAGAACAGTTAACAATTCTAAGGCTTTTTAATACTGCTTCTGCAGCAAGTATTTATAGTTATCTTGATGAAGATATTCAAGTTGAGTTAGCAAAAAGCTTTACTGAAGAATGAGGGATGAAACTTCTCCAAGAACTTCAAAGTGATGAGCTTGTTGATGTTTTAGATGAACTGCCTGCAAATGTAACTAGCAAAATTTTAGCCTATACAAATAGTGAAAAAAGAAGTCAATTGAATAAGTTGCTAAGTTATAACGACAATGAAGTTGGAAGTATAATGAGTATAGATATCTCTAGCTTACCAAACTCATACACTTGCGAACAAGCATTAAACAAAATTCGTAGAGATTATAAGAAAAATAAAAAAGAACTTGTTCATTATTACTATGTAATAGGAAATACAAATCAACTTTTAGGAGTTCTTACGCTTGAAGAAATTTCATTTGCTGAGCCTAATCAATTAATTGATGACATTTATTCGCCTGTTGCATTTGTTTATACAAGTGACAAAAAAGAACATGCAGCAAAAATATTTAGTGAGCATGATATGTCAGTTTTGCCTGTTGTTAATCAAGAAAAAAGACTTATTGGCATGATAACAAGTGATGATGTTATTGATGTTATCCAAGAAGAAGGAACTGAAGATTTATATAAATTTGCTGGAATTAGTAAAAAATTTATTGATAATGAATATATAAAGACACCATGATATAAACTTCTTCAATCAAGAATTTTATGACTTTCTTTCATTTTAATATTTTCAACATTAACTCAAATTATTATTCATTGAGCATTAGTAAAAACTCTAGACAAATCTAGTGCTAATGAAACGATTGATTATGCTATATTAACCATTTCTTTTGCAGCAATATTTCCTGTTTTAAGCATAACTAACAATAGCGCAGGAACACAGTCAAATATAAGCATTTCAAGAGCTATTACTCTAAACAAAATTAGCAAAAAAGACTATAAAAAAGCTATTTTAAGAGAAATGATAGTGGGCATGTTGACAGGTTTTATTCTTGCAGCCATTAATTTATTGCGTCTTTCAGCTTATTATGGAGCTATTAATAAACTAACATATGATGGTAGTTATAAATATTGAGCAATAATTATTGGGACTTCAATAGCTTTATTTATATCAATCTTAATATCTTCACTTTTTGGAGCTTTATTACCTATTTTGATGGTTAAACTTAAAAAAGATCCATCATCAATTCCGATTATTATTCTTAATGTTTTATCAGACATCATAACTGTTTTAATTACTTTTGGATTTACGTTTGCAGTTATTTCACTGCTATAA
- a CDS encoding MMB_0454 family protein, with amino-acid sequence MNFITTLNGINERVSIYENAFLDLIKHAINNSKVIKLANSPRIIFFDDKINASFVIDITIKAKTPLKETIDNFTNEIINGFDALLNYKPNSVKVCFTGYF; translated from the coding sequence ATGAATTTCATTACAACTTTAAATGGCATTAATGAGCGTGTATCAATTTATGAAAATGCTTTTTTAGACTTAATCAAGCATGCTATAAATAATTCTAAAGTTATTAAATTAGCAAATTCGCCAAGAATTATATTTTTTGATGATAAGATAAATGCTTCATTTGTTATTGACATTACTATTAAAGCTAAAACTCCTTTAAAAGAAACAATTGATAATTTTACAAATGAAATAATTAATGGATTTGATGCCCTTTTAAACTATAAACCAAATAGTGTAAAAGTTTGCTTTACAGGTTATTTTTAG
- the efp gene encoding elongation factor P — MINVNTFKPGITFEDNGEIFVVLEAQHSKQGRGQANVKAKVKNLRTGSTTIKSYTGGVMVSKAHIDKRPMSYLYSDGNNIILMDTETYEQVEIPNSHVEWELNFLKEGMIVKVRKYKDEILDIELDANVPLLVTVAPDAVKGNTANNPQKKVTLETGYELETPMFISEGETIVVSTETGKYVGRANK; from the coding sequence ATGATTAATGTTAATACATTTAAACCTGGCATTACTTTTGAAGATAATGGTGAAATTTTTGTAGTTTTAGAAGCGCAACATTCTAAGCAAGGCCGTGGGCAAGCTAATGTTAAAGCTAAGGTTAAAAACCTTAGAACAGGTAGCACAACAATTAAGTCATATACTGGCGGCGTAATGGTAAGTAAAGCACACATCGACAAAAGACCTATGAGTTATTTGTATTCTGATGGTAATAATATTATTTTAATGGATACTGAAACATATGAACAAGTTGAAATTCCAAATAGCCATGTTGAATGAGAATTAAATTTTTTAAAAGAAGGTATGATAGTTAAAGTTAGAAAATATAAGGATGAAATTCTTGACATTGAACTTGATGCAAATGTACCACTTCTTGTAACAGTTGCTCCTGATGCAGTTAAAGGTAATACTGCTAATAATCCTCAGAAAAAAGTTACATTAGAAACAGGTTATGAACTTGAAACACCTATGTTTATTTCAGAAGGTGAAACAATAGTTGTTTCAACGGAAACTGGCAAATATGTTGGAAGGGCTAATAAATAA
- the secA gene encoding preprotein translocase subunit SecA — protein MGISKWFKSTEMRIAEKALKKINQFEPLIQKLTDEELKNKTSQFKLRIANGETLDKIRNEAFAVCREATKRVLHKRPYDVQMLGGILLDLGSIAEMKTGEGKTITSIAPVYLNALLGKGTIVSTVNEYLAERDAEEMGQVFNFLGLTVGINKAQMDPIFKRQAYACDITYSIHSELGFDYLRDNMASSIEEKVQRGLYFCLTDEADSILIDEAKTPLIISGGESEDSNVYQAADQFVRILDENDYEIDEETKAISLTFNGVQKANKFFNFDNLYDIKNSEIVHRIQNALRAHKVMKINVEYIVRDNKIELVDAFTGRIMEGRAYSEGLQQAIQAKEMVEIEPETKTLATITYQNFFRMFDKLCGMTGTAKTEEQEFIDIYNMRVNVVPTNKPVIRKDLPDSIYPSYYAKWKAVVEKIKELYLTGQPVLVGTAQIEDSEILHELLIRAEIPHTVLNAKQNASEAEIISRAGQVKAVTIATNMAGRGTDIKPSAEALALGGLYVLGTDKAESRRIDNQLRGRSGRQGDPGVSKFYISIDDQLMRRFSNYEAFKEQFKNDGEKEVTSKSLILNFKAAQKKIEGFNYDTRKNVLHYDDVIRQQRDLFYAQRDLMLINNDLEFVVKRMIIHAAKNIFSMARFKDKGNIFKHHDFVEYINEEVLGKVIERKLTLDEIKNLHDSDIENYFVNFLLDRYKEWRDVAINNTDREYTSWYEKSIVLRINDRYWQTHIDTMDKLRSNTNLVQYAQKNPYQVYTQEGGKKFDEMLSNIAHDVMKAIYSDRLGFPSKITNEIKNDPIYQKLSSTVLLGDNLTESEKEDFILQAYYNIKKSIDENINN, from the coding sequence ATGGGAATAAGTAAATGATTTAAATCTACAGAAATGAGAATAGCTGAAAAAGCTCTAAAAAAAATAAACCAATTTGAACCATTAATTCAGAAGTTAACTGATGAAGAATTAAAAAATAAAACTAGTCAATTTAAATTAAGAATTGCCAATGGTGAAACATTGGATAAAATTAGAAATGAAGCTTTTGCAGTCTGCAGAGAAGCAACAAAAAGAGTATTGCACAAAAGACCATATGATGTGCAAATGCTTGGTGGTATTTTACTTGATTTAGGTTCAATTGCTGAAATGAAAACAGGTGAAGGTAAGACAATTACATCTATAGCTCCTGTTTATTTAAATGCACTTTTAGGCAAGGGAACAATTGTTTCAACTGTTAATGAATATTTAGCAGAGCGTGATGCTGAAGAAATGGGGCAAGTTTTTAATTTCTTAGGTTTGACAGTTGGAATTAACAAAGCACAAATGGACCCTATTTTTAAAAGACAAGCTTATGCATGTGATATTACTTATTCTATTCATTCTGAACTTGGGTTTGACTATCTAAGAGATAATATGGCTTCAAGCATAGAAGAAAAAGTTCAAAGAGGCCTTTACTTCTGTTTAACTGATGAAGCTGACTCTATTTTAATTGATGAAGCTAAAACTCCTTTGATTATTTCTGGTGGAGAAAGCGAAGATTCTAATGTTTATCAAGCAGCAGATCAATTTGTTAGAATTCTTGACGAAAATGACTATGAAATAGATGAAGAGACAAAAGCTATTTCATTGACATTTAATGGTGTGCAAAAAGCTAATAAATTCTTTAATTTTGATAATCTGTATGATATCAAGAATTCAGAAATAGTTCATAGAATACAAAATGCTTTAAGAGCTCATAAGGTTATGAAAATTAATGTTGAGTATATTGTTAGGGATAACAAGATTGAGCTAGTTGATGCTTTTACAGGCCGTATAATGGAAGGAAGAGCATATAGTGAAGGACTACAACAAGCTATTCAAGCTAAAGAAATGGTTGAAATAGAACCAGAAACAAAAACTCTTGCAACAATTACTTATCAAAACTTCTTTCGTATGTTTGACAAGCTTTGCGGAATGACAGGAACTGCGAAAACAGAGGAACAAGAATTTATTGACATCTACAACATGCGTGTAAATGTTGTTCCAACTAATAAGCCTGTAATTAGGAAAGATTTGCCAGATTCGATTTATCCATCATATTATGCAAAATGAAAAGCTGTTGTTGAAAAAATTAAAGAATTATATTTAACAGGACAACCAGTATTAGTTGGAACTGCTCAAATTGAAGATTCAGAAATATTACATGAATTATTAATAAGAGCAGAAATTCCTCATACAGTTTTAAATGCTAAACAAAATGCATCAGAAGCTGAAATTATTTCGCGTGCTGGGCAAGTAAAAGCAGTAACAATTGCAACAAATATGGCTGGTAGAGGTACAGATATTAAACCTTCTGCTGAGGCTTTAGCTCTTGGCGGACTTTATGTCCTTGGTACTGATAAAGCAGAAAGCAGAAGAATTGACAATCAGTTGCGTGGTAGATCTGGTCGTCAAGGAGATCCTGGCGTTTCAAAATTTTATATTTCAATAGATGATCAATTAATGAGAAGATTTTCGAATTATGAAGCTTTTAAAGAGCAATTTAAAAATGATGGAGAAAAAGAAGTTACTTCAAAATCATTAATATTGAATTTTAAGGCTGCACAGAAAAAAATTGAAGGATTTAACTATGATACACGTAAAAACGTGTTACACTATGACGATGTTATTAGACAACAAAGGGATCTTTTTTATGCTCAAAGAGACTTGATGTTAATAAATAATGACCTTGAATTTGTAGTTAAAAGAATGATTATTCATGCTGCTAAAAATATTTTTTCTATGGCTCGCTTTAAAGACAAAGGAAATATTTTTAAACATCATGATTTTGTTGAATATATAAATGAAGAAGTTTTAGGAAAAGTTATAGAAAGAAAATTAACATTAGATGAAATAAAAAATCTTCATGATTCTGATATTGAAAACTATTTTGTTAACTTTTTACTAGACAGATACAAAGAATGAAGAGATGTTGCAATAAACAACACTGATAGAGAATATACAAGTTGATATGAAAAAAGTATTGTTCTTAGAATAAACGATAGGTACTGACAAACACATATTGACACTATGGATAAACTAAGATCAAACACTAACTTAGTACAATATGCTCAAAAAAACCCTTACCAAGTTTATACACAAGAAGGTGGTAAGAAATTTGACGAGATGCTTAGCAATATTGCTCATGATGTAATGAAAGCTATTTATAGTGATCGTTTAGGATTCCCATCTAAAATTACTAATGAAATTAAAAATGACCCTATTTACCAAAAACTCAGTTCTACAGTGCTTTTGGGAGATAACTTAACTGAATCAGAAAAAGAAGATTTTATATTGCAAGCTTATTACAATATAAAAAAATCAATTGATGAAAACATAAATAATTAA
- a CDS encoding DUF2188 domain-containing protein — translation MGALDGEKKKVTVWHVTPKANMWQVKGAGASRATKIFTTQKEAIAFANELTKRNNGTVLIHKTTGRIRASINNKKKNN, via the coding sequence ATGGGAGCTTTAGATGGAGAAAAAAAGAAAGTAACAGTCTGACATGTTACCCCAAAAGCTAATATGTGACAAGTTAAAGGTGCTGGAGCTTCGCGTGCCACAAAAATATTTACAACTCAAAAAGAAGCTATTGCATTTGCAAATGAACTAACAAAAAGAAATAATGGCACTGTTCTAATTCACAAAACAACAGGAAGAATTAGAGCAAGTATTAACAATAAGAAAAAAAATAATTAA